A stretch of the Nicotiana tabacum cultivar K326 chromosome 6, ASM71507v2, whole genome shotgun sequence genome encodes the following:
- the LOC142182304 gene encoding uncharacterized protein LOC142182304 has translation MVAPPNFEEGQSTYRSPRFNEQYYGWWKTRMHDFIMDEDSELWNVISDEPFVPTKNLGESGVVIPKTWKEFNDTDRKAIENNFHAKKILVCGIGPDEYNRISACQLAKEIWEPLQIAQKGTTQVKQSKIHMLTTEYELFRMKDNESIQDMHTRFTSIINELHFLGESFSRNKLVRKILSVLPNSWESKVNSNTETKDL, from the coding sequence ATGGTTGCTCCTCCAAACTTCGAAGAAGGCCAGTCTACTTACAGATCTCCAAGGTTCAACGAGCAATATTATGGATGGTGGAAAACGAGGATGCACGACTTCATCATGGATGAAGATTCTGAGCTATGGAATGTTATATCTGACGAACCATTTGTCCCTACCAAGAACCTTGGCGAATCAGGTGTAGTCATCCCCAAgacatggaaggaattcaatgaCACTGATAGAAAGGCCATAGAAAATAACTTTCATGCCAAGAAAATTCTTGTTTGCGGAATTGGTCCTGATGAATATAATAGGATATCAGCATGTCAATTAGCAAAAGAGATCTGGGAGCCTCTTCAGATAGCTCAAAAGGGAACAACACAGGTGAAACAATCCAAAATTCATATGCTCACAACTGAATATGAGCTCTTCAGAATGAAAGATAATGAATCCATCCAAGATATGCATACTCGTTTCACCTccatcatcaatgagcttcactTTCTTGGTGAAAGTTTTTCGAGAAACAAGCTTGTCAGAAAAATCCTTAGTGTACTGCCCAattcttgggaaagcaaagttAATTCCAACACAGAAACTAAGGACTTGTAG